ACATCTTCGTCAGGCGATCGAACAATCGGAACCGTACGAAAGTTAGCGTCATGCACGTCGGCATCGCCACCGATCATGGTGGCTTCGCGCTGAAAGAAGAACTGGTCGCCAACCTCCGCGCCGCCGGGCACGAGGTCACCGACTTTGGCGCCTACTCGCTTGAATCAGGCGACGACTATCCCGATTTCGTTACGCCGCTGGCCCAGGCGGTCGTCGCCGGTCAGGTTGATCGAGGCGTCGCGATCTGCGGCAGTGGGGTTGGCGCGTCGGTCTGCGCCAACAAGATCCCTGGCATCCGAGCCGCCCTGATCCACGATCACTTCTCGGCCAAGCAAGGCGTCGAAGATGACCACATGAACATCCTCTGCATGGGAGGCCGCACCGTCGGCCCCGCCGTTGCTTGGGATCTGGTGCAAACGTTTCTGGATGCCGAGTATAGCCAAGACGAACGGCATCTGCGACGATTGGCGAAGGTGGCGGGGCTGGAAGGAGGTTAGTAGAACGGCAGCGTTCTATCGACTACCGAGCACTCAATTCGTCGGCCAGCGACTGGTAGGCGGAAAAATGTTTGCTTCGCTTATGCTTCTCTTCGACACTCGCCGGAATTCGGTAAAGAGACGTCGTCTTCGGTACTCGGATAAATCCTCCCAACTGACTATATCGACACCAGAGGATCCAATCTTCCAGGGCATCGAGGGTTGGATCAAACCCTCCCAATTTCTCAAAGCAGTGACGCCGGAAGAGCACCGCCTGGATCGGAAACAAATTCGTTCTCAGAAGCGCCCCTCGATTGAATCTGTTGACCAGATTCTCATGAGGATAGTGCGACAATTCTTCGTAGGAGCGAACGACGTTTTGATCATCCTTGTGGAATCGCGTTTCCACAATGAACGAATCTGCGAAAACCGCCGCCGCGCGAGGCTCCTCGACCATTCGCGCAACCAACGTTTCGACATGATCTGCGAAAAGAAGGTCATCATCGTCATAGAACATCACGTATTCGCCCGTCGCCGCCTCAAGCCCACGATTGCCCGCTACGCTGCGACCAACGCGTTCGAGCGGCAAATAGCAAATCCGTTTGTCCGCTTTCGCCAGCCGCGGCTCAAAATCATCTACTAGAGAACGGCTCGCCTCGCCACCATCCTCGACGACGATGACTTCGATATTCAAATAGGTCTGGTTAACTAGACAGGTTAGCGCTTGCTTCAAAAGGAGTTGCCGGCCGTCCACCGTCCGAACGACGATCGAAACAAGCGGCGCGCCAGTATTGGGATCGTCCAGCGAATCCGAATCGATATTTCTCCTTAGATCATAGTCCCAGCTCTCAAACGCAAAATCCCCTTCCTCTTGCGGCAATTCACCACGTTGCTTCAGAACGTCCGGCATGCGATAAGCAAGCTCCTCCGTTTGAGCAATAAGGCGGCGTTTGTTTCGCCAAGCCAGGATGCTCCAAGAGTTCAAGAGCTTCCGATAGAGCAAGAATATTTCACCAATATCGTGCAATGTCCCGTATTTCAAACGTAGCCAGGCGTTCGCATACAAGATCCCCATAAACTCCCGGTTCTTGCCCGATGCCGACTTGGCCCGCGTGTGATGTACGACGGTCGCGTTCGGAACATATTTCAAGCGGTAACCGCTTCTCCGAAATCGAAAACTGAGCTCGACATCTTCGCCATACATGAAGATGTCCGGATCGTATCCGCCAACATCCGCATACGCGTTGCGTTGCAACAAAATACAAGCATGGGAGCACCAATTCGCCTCCAATGTGACTGGATCGTAATACTTGGGATGCTCAA
The genomic region above belongs to Blastopirellula retiformator and contains:
- a CDS encoding RpiB/LacA/LacB family sugar-phosphate isomerase, whose amino-acid sequence is MHVGIATDHGGFALKEELVANLRAAGHEVTDFGAYSLESGDDYPDFVTPLAQAVVAGQVDRGVAICGSGVGASVCANKIPGIRAALIHDHFSAKQGVEDDHMNILCMGGRTVGPAVAWDLVQTFLDAEYSQDERHLRRLAKVAGLEGG
- a CDS encoding glycosyltransferase family 2 protein, producing MLTLLCLARQLMRVPYLAVRNLATIWHLPRYSLSLLYHYLSFCLLPAAQKTRAKEEFDEAFYREAYFRSTDTALSPFEHYMIAGWRRGYSPFAGFDGPFYTESYVDCSRIRPPLLHYCEKGRRLGLAINQGQSKRMGRSRNINLMAQRRDEDIRKWTCRSASEFDPPAIDVSIVTYNSASWLDRFFASLLVQAYPLERMAIHVRDNGSSDATVEKLEAFRKSEGSAFADFVVSCGANVGFGRGHDAAIAGGRGEFVLVTNVDLEFERDSIVRAVETAVSDRGSNFACWELRQRPFEHPKYYDPVTLEANWCSHACILLQRNAYADVGGYDPDIFMYGEDVELSFRFRRSGYRLKYVPNATVVHHTRAKSASGKNREFMGILYANAWLRLKYGTLHDIGEIFLLYRKLLNSWSILAWRNKRRLIAQTEELAYRMPDVLKQRGELPQEEGDFAFESWDYDLRRNIDSDSLDDPNTGAPLVSIVVRTVDGRQLLLKQALTCLVNQTYLNIEVIVVEDGGEASRSLVDDFEPRLAKADKRICYLPLERVGRSVAGNRGLEAATGEYVMFYDDDDLLFADHVETLVARMVEEPRAAAVFADSFIVETRFHKDDQNVVRSYEELSHYPHENLVNRFNRGALLRTNLFPIQAVLFRRHCFEKLGGFDPTLDALEDWILWCRYSQLGGFIRVPKTTSLYRIPASVEEKHKRSKHFSAYQSLADELSAR